A stretch of the Streptomyces sp. WMMB303 genome encodes the following:
- the trpA gene encoding tryptophan synthase subunit alpha, translating into MSGHTEETGATEVSAAAGGNVRLLDETLARARAENRAALVGYLPAGFPTVDGGIAACTALLESGCDVVEVGLPHSDPVMDGPVIQTADTIALEGGVRIADVLRTVREAHAATGKPVLVMTYWNPVDRYGAERFAEELAAAGGAGCILPDLPVEESEGWRKAAEHAGLGTVFVVAPSSREARLARITAAGSGFVYAASLMGVTGPRESVGEEARELVERVRSTTDLPVCVGLGVSNPAQATEVAAFADGVIVGSAFVKRLLEADTLAAGLDEVRQLAAALAEGVRR; encoded by the coding sequence ATGAGCGGGCACACCGAGGAAACGGGAGCCACCGAAGTCTCCGCCGCCGCGGGCGGCAACGTGCGGCTGCTGGACGAGACGCTCGCGCGGGCCAGGGCCGAGAACCGGGCCGCGCTCGTCGGCTACCTCCCGGCCGGCTTCCCCACCGTCGACGGCGGTATCGCCGCCTGCACGGCGCTGCTGGAGAGCGGCTGCGACGTGGTCGAGGTGGGGCTGCCGCACAGCGACCCGGTGATGGACGGGCCCGTCATCCAGACCGCGGACACCATCGCGCTGGAGGGCGGGGTGCGGATCGCGGACGTGCTGCGCACAGTCCGCGAGGCGCACGCGGCGACCGGGAAGCCGGTGCTGGTCATGACGTACTGGAATCCCGTCGACCGGTACGGCGCCGAGCGGTTCGCCGAGGAGCTGGCGGCGGCGGGCGGAGCCGGATGCATCCTGCCCGACCTGCCGGTCGAGGAGTCCGAGGGGTGGCGGAAGGCGGCCGAGCACGCCGGGCTCGGCACGGTCTTCGTCGTCGCCCCCAGCAGCCGGGAGGCGCGCCTCGCCCGGATCACCGCGGCGGGCAGCGGCTTCGTCTACGCCGCCTCGCTGATGGGGGTCACCGGGCCCCGGGAGTCGGTGGGCGAGGAAGCCCGCGAACTGGTCGAGCGGGTCCGCTCCACCACCGACCTGCCGGTCTGCGTGGGCCTCGGGGTGTCCAACCCCGCGCAGGCGACCGAGGTCGCGGCGTTCGCCGACGGGGTCATCGTGGGCTCGGCGTTCGTCAAGCGGCTGCTGGAGGCCGACACCCTGGCGGCCGGGCTGGACGAGGTGCGGCAGCTCGCCGCGGCCCTCGCGGAGGGCGTCCGGCGCTGA